A genome region from Pseudorca crassidens isolate mPseCra1 chromosome 20, mPseCra1.hap1, whole genome shotgun sequence includes the following:
- the CCL17 gene encoding C-C motif chemokine 17 encodes MTSLKMLLLAALLLGASLQDTHAARATNVGRECCREYFKGAIPFRKLVRWYRTPEDCPRDAIVLVTLHGRSICSDPKDRWVKKAVKYLQNTTKSCDLAAPPA; translated from the exons ATGACCTCCCTGAAGATGCTGCTCCTGGCCGCGCTcctcctgggggcttccctgcagGACACCCATGCAG CTCGAGCAACCAATGTGGGCAGGGAGTGCTGCCGGGAGTACTTCAAAGGAGCCATTCCTTTCAGGAAGCTGGTGAGGTGGTACCGGACCCCAGAGGACTGTCCCAGGGATGCCATCGT GCTGGTGACTCTCCACGGCAGATCCATCTGTTCAGACCCCAAGGACAGGTGGGTGAAGAAGGCAGTCAAGTACCTGCAAAACACCACGAAGTCATGTGACCTGGCCGCCCCGCCGGCCTGA